The Chitinophaga pinensis DSM 2588 region AACGGCACCAGATCAGCTGACTGATATGCACGCTTGCTGGATTATCAATGGCTGCTTATTTCCAGATCTGCGGCAGTCCCCCTTTCCCATTGAGCGGATCAGTCGCCGGTACCGGCAATGAGGCAATATTCCGGTCTGCCTTCGGCCGCTCCCCTGGTTCTCCACGATTCAGGTCCCAGTTCCTGCCCTCAGGATAAGCACCCACTATTCCCAGGTTTTCACTACCCAGATTTTTATGCCCTACCCCAGCCGGAATGACGATAATATCCCCTGCCTGCACTTTTACCTTTTCACCACCTTCTCCGCCTAAATGCAATAAAGCTTCCCCGGAATAAACACCTAATACTTCGTGCGACGTACTGTGATAATGGTGAAAAGGATACACGCCATTCCGCCAGGAATTTGTCCAGTTTTCCTTTGCAAATTGTTCCTCCAGCCAGGCAGCGCCCTCACTCCCTCTTTGTTTAAACGCATTGCGATAAAGTAATAAAGGGTATTTGCTGTTAGGGATCTTCCCGTCATCCTTAAAGTAAAATTGCTGTGCTTCCATATTGATCGTTGCAAAAAGTGTTGAGATGGGCATTGTTACAGCTACACCAACAATACCTATGAATTTTTTCCTATCCATATGATCTTGTCTATTGATGATAAATGTGCAGAAAAACAATGCCTGATACCCATGGTGTTCATAGCGGTATCAGGCATTGGTCTTTACTATTAATAACAGCGGATAAATGAGTGTTATTTCAGCTTAGTTATCAATCTCTGCGGACTGGCTCCAGATATTAATATGTCCGTTCTGTGCATACTTATCAATCTCATTGAGCTCTGCATCTGTAAATGCGATATTCTTCAGGGCACCCACACAATCAATCACCTGCTGTGGTTTGCTGGCTCCGATCAAGGCGGAGGTCACTGCTTTTTGTCTCAATACCCAGGCGATTGCCAGCTGTGCTAATGTCTGGTTACGTCTCTTTGCAATATCATTCAGCGCCTTGATATTCTCCATATTCTCCTCACTTAAAAATCCCTGCTGCAATGATTTACCCTGACTAGCCCTGCTGTCAGCCGGAATCTCTTTCAGATACTTATCTGTCAGCATACCCTGTGCCAATGGTGAAAATACGATGGAGCCGAGTCCGGTGTCAGTCAAAGTATCCAAAAGACCATCCGTTTCCACCCATCTGTTTAACATCGAATAACTTGGCTGATGGATGATAAAAGGAGTACCCAATGATTTTAAGATGGCATATGCTTCCTTCGTTCTTGCGGTATTATAAGAGGATACGCCTACATACAACGCCTTACCTGCACGTACCAGCTGATCCAGTGCCAGCATTGTTTCTTCCAGCGGCGTATTAGGATCATAACGATGTGAGTAGAAAATGTCGACGTAGTCTACCCCCAATCTCTTCAGGGACTGGTCACAGCTTGAGATCAGGTATTTCCTGCTGCCCCATTCACCATATGGACCAGGCCACATGCGGTATCCTGCTTTTGAAGAAATGACCAGTTCATCCCGAAGACCGGCAAACTCTTCCCTGAGTATTTTACCGAAGGCAATTTCTGCACTACCCGGTTGCGGACCATAGTTATTCGCCAGGTCAAAATGTGTGATACCCAGGTCAAAGGCAGTCGTACATATTTCTACTTTACGACCATGTGCAACATCGTCTCCGAAGTTATGCCAGAGGCCCAGCGAAATAGCAGGTAACTGCAAACCGCTGTTCCCGCAGCGATTATATAACATATGATCGTAGCGATCGTCTTTAGGTGTCCATTTCATGTTTATTCCTTTTTGAACAGTTTTTCTGCCCTCAGTTTACTATTTTCCGGCCATATATGCCACCTATTTTTCCGGATAGTCATGCACGCTAAATCAGCTTGGCATTAACCGCATAGGCCAATGCCTCTACAATATTGCTGACTTCCAGCCGTTCAAAGATCCGGCGCCGGTAATATTTAACGGTATCAGGCGCCACAAAGATCCTTTCTGCTATCTGGTTAATATTGAGTCCCTGGGCATGGAGCCGCAACACTTCTACTTCCCTTTCCGTGAGTACAGGCTTTTCTGATTTACGCCAGGTTTTAGCACCGGGATGTAGTTCCCATGTCTCGCCGGAATTCTGCTTATAGATACGTGTATTGCCTGCGGACTGGTGATGTGAGAGTGATACAATACACATGGCCTTCCACATCTTTCCTTCAGGGCTTAGAAAGAGCGGCGTCAGCTTATGGTTGACCAGGATATGCTTCCCTTCTTTATTAACCAGGTGAAAATCATAGGTAATGCTGTAGTCTTTTCTTTCCGCAAACGGTATGTTGGCATAAAAATCAAATCCTGCCTCATTGATCTGGGTCAGCAATGTCAGGTCGTTTTCGGGCACATGCCGGAAATAAAACTCATACCCCAGCCCTAACACTTCTTCCGCTGAGAGTCCGCACAGGAACAAGGGATTGTCCGAGACATACTCAAAAGACATATCCGTATAATCAATCACATATACGCTCTCGTAGGTGAGCCGGGCAAAAGCCTTCACCACTTCTATGTAGTGCTGGCCCTGTTGGCTGCTTTCCGGGCTTTCGTCCAACTTGTTCTTTGTCAGGAGACCTGAATGGGAATTATTTTTCATGTCAAGCATTGCGAACCCCTACACTATAGTGTAGGGGTTCGCAAATTTAATAAACATCCCAATCATCCAAAATAATCGGAGCCGGCTTGTTGAAGTGCAGGCTGAAAAAGCCCAGCATTGCCTTATAAAAAGCAAGCTGATTTGCTTCTTTCTGAAAACCATGCCCTTCATCATACTTCACCATATAAGGCACCTCTACGCCCTTTTTACGTACAGCGGCAACGATACGGTCCGACTCCAGGATATTTACCCTGGGATCATTGGCCCCCTGTACAACAAATAAGGCCGCATTGATCTTATACGTATGATAAATCGGAGAAACTTCCTTCGCGATCTTAGCTTCCTCCGGATCATCCAGGTCATACCAGATGTCTTTCAGCATATTTTTTAAGGGCTTCCAGTACGGCGGTAAGGCATCAAAAAAAGTAAATATGTTAGAGATACCTACATAATCCACGCCTGCTTTATACAGGTAAGGCGTTTTGATCAGTCCCATGAGCGTGGCATATCCCCCATGACTGCCGCCATAAATACCTATATTTTCGCGATCGGCCCAACCCTGGTCAATGACATAATGCACACCGTCTTCCAGGTCATCCATGATCTTACGACCGGTTTGTTTGAAACCTGCACGGAAAAAGTCCAGGCCATATCCATCAGAGATACGGAAGTTAATATGCAAAGTGGCATAGCCCCGGCTGGCAAACAGCTGGGCTTCCGGATTAAAACCCCAGGTATCACGGATACCATGAGGACCACCATGCGGATCGACAATCAGCGGTACCTTCTTTCTTTTTGAGGCGTTGGCAGGTAAAGTGATATATCCATGTATCGTTAATCCATCCAGCGATTTAAAGGTGATCGGGCGCATAACGGCCATATCCGCCTCCCTTAGTTGTGGCATCAGATCACACAACAAGGCTGTTTTACCCGTCTTCCTGTCGTAGTGGTAAAACCTGCCGTATAAACGATCACTGCTTACTTTCACCAGGTATTGCTCTTCGTTCTCGGTTTGTGCAGCAATCTGGAACTGGTAGCCTTTAAACTGCTTCTTCAATTGCTTATAGATACTGCTGAAATGTTTGCTGACCGGTTTAATGATATGCTTTTCTCCTTCATAATCTATATAATCAATTTCCCAGTTCCTCTTTCGCGACAAGGAAAGATTGGATACATCATAGTCTTTGTTTGAATAGATCTCCCTGATGATCTTTCCTGCTTTCAGGTCATACAGTACAATACGTGCTTTATCTGCCTCAAGATTCGTCAGTACATATGCTTCATCCGGATTAGCCGATGCATAATTAAAAGATAAAATGGTGAATTTATTATACCAGGGAATAGTCTTTATCAGCGAATATTCCTTTGCATCTTTCGATTTATAGAAGTACTGCATCTCCTTTCTATTATTCATTCTGGAGAATGCCCGAAGATTGCCGTCCTTATCAAAATCATATAGATTCACAGGATTGGTCAGATCACTATTCTCATACAATCTGACCATTGCTCCAGTATTAACATTGATTTTGTAAGGTTCGAAATTCTGCGGATTGTCTCTATTCATAGAGACGATAATAAATTCTCTATGCTCCGGCAGCCGTTTCAGTATAGTGGCCCGTACGCCTTCGTAGGGTGTCAGATCGATATTACCTGAACCATCTGTATTCACGGCATATAAGTGATAGTTCTCATTACCGCCATCGTCCATCATATATAACAGCCGGCTATCTGATGCCCAGCCGTATCCGATGATAATGTTCTCTGTTTCTTTCAGCGCACAGGTAGTTTTACCCGTACTCACTTCTCTGACCATCACATTGCTTTTACCATGTTCGTCACGTTCTCTGAAGGAAATATAGCTGCCATTTGGCGATAACTGAAAATCAGCGGACTGCGGATGTGCAAAATAGTCTTCTACACTATATTTGTAGTTACCCGCTGACGCATCCATCAATTCCTGTAATGCGCTCTCAGAAGAAACCAGGGCCGGATTACCCGGCCTGGTTGTTCCCACCTGGTGGGATATCTGAGCACTACTGATTGTCATACTAAACGTACCTATTAATGAAAGAATAAGTTGCTGTTTCAAAAATCTTTTTGGGTTTATGCCTCGTTAATAATCAAATTGATAAAACACTACAAGATCCTTTCCTACTGACCAATAAAAGTCCTTTCTTTTCCAGAAGCCTTTCTGAAAACAGTATTTATATAAAAGAAAGCTGAGTTGCGATTACAGGGTGGGGCCCCGATACCCTGTATTTAATTGCAGATCTGGCAGGAATAGTTGAGGTATAACAGGTTAATCTTGAGAAATGGAAGATTACTGATACTTGATAAAAGTTGCCTGCACCTTTTTAACCTTGATATTGTTTGTTACAGAACCGCCGGTATATGTATTCTTCTTCTTGCCATTATCGATAGCGCCAAAATCATTCCTCTGGCTACCCGTCACTTCTTCCGTCAGTTTCATGATCACCCCATCTGCGCCCTTTCCTTTTCCCAGATTAATGACCTTTTCCTGTACCGCGTTCAGCGAACTCAATCCCTGACCAACCTCGGATGTACCCATTACCTCATAAGGCTTTTTCACATCTGCTGCATCCAGATAAATATCTACATGCTGTGTCGGCGTATAGGTTTTACCAAGATAAGCAGGTCCTGAACATGCCGTTAACAATGAAAGCACGAGCACTACACCTGATTTAAATAATGATAACTTTTTCATTTTTTGAGTTGTAAACTGATTGTTTGGTTTTAAAATAATTTATTGCTTGCTATATTAAACAGACGCTCCCGGGTCTGCGTCTTCTTTGTTTTTATTAGTGATCACCTTGTCCAGCATCTGCCCCATAAACACATCACGGTATGTTTGTCCGATGGGAATCTGATCTTCTGTAAATTCCAGGTGAACCATATTCCCATGAATCATGATGATAAAAGGGATAGCGATGATGAAAGATTTATGGATCCGCAGAAAGCGGTCCCCAGGTAGCTTCCCTTCAAGGCTGCCGATATTCAGCTGTGCCATCACCTGCTCTTTGTCACGGGTATGAAAACAGACATACCGTCCTTTTCCTTCGATGTAAATGATGTCGTTCACATTTATCTTCAAGAGCTTTCCCTTATACTCGGTTTTGACCAGTATAAAATCATCCGTTTCTTTTTTGGGTGATGCGATTGCTTCCTGTGCCCGTTGTACCGCTTTCAGAAACCGCGGAAAGAAAATGGGTTTTAGCAGGTAATCCACCACATTATGATCATATCCATCCAGCGCATATTCTCTGAAAGCTGTCGTCAATATCACCTTATATTTTTCGTTCAGCAATTGCAGCAGCTCTATCCCTGACATACCCGGCATCTGGATATCAAGGAAGATGAGGTCCATCTCTGTCTGATGCAACAACTGCAAGGCTTCCACAGGATTGGTCGCGGTACCTGCCAGCTTCAGAAACGATGTCTGCTCAATATGCAGTGTCAGCAATTCTATTGCATGTGCTTCGTCATCTACGACAATACAATTGATCATGACTTACAGGTTAATGATTATCTCGTTTGAATAATAGTTTTCGTCTTCTTCAATCACAAATGACTGCTTCGCACCATACATAAGCTGTAAGCGTTGCTGTACATTGCTTAGTCCGATACCCTTGGAGGGTTCTTTCGGGCCTTTTTTCTTCTTGTTGCTCACCTTAAAAGAGATACGGTTTTTTGTTGCGTTTAATTCAAAACTCACCTGGTTCTGTTCATCATTCAGATCACCGTGTTTGAACGCGTTCTCTACCAATGTCACAAGGGCCAGAGTCGGCACATGCATTTCGCTCTCTTCTACATGCTCCTGGTATTTGATCTTGAGCATGTGATTAAACCGGATCTGGTTCATTTCTATCACCTTCTTCATGTGATCCACTTCCAGCGTGAGCGGTACGGTACCCAGCTCTCCCCAGTCGTCCAGTGCATAACTCATGATCTCTGATAAGAGGTGTACGGCGTGTGCGGCTTCCGGACTCGTCTTCAGTGTCTTTGTATAAATAAAGCTGAGCGAGTTAAACAGGAAATGCGGATTGATCTGATACCTGATAGCAGAAAGCTCTGCCTGCAGTTTTTGCTTCTCCAGTTCCTCCTTTCGCCGGTGCACTTCATTGGACGTTATGAGGGTGGCAAAATAAATCGATACCATCACCATAATGACATCAAGGATGACCGTAGTAACCAGAAAAGTATGCGGCGAAATATGTACGTTTTCTCCGATGGCGGGATCAATTTTTTTGAAGTGCCAGCAGTACTCATAGACTGTCAGTAATATCAGAAACAGTATACACTTTAACAATGCTCTTTTCCATTTCCTGGTCTGTACCAATGGCAGCGCCAGGTGATAGATCAGAATATAATAAACGATCGTTCCCTTGATGATTGCATGACCAAAATTGAAATAAACAGCCTGGCTGCCGCCAAATTGTTTGATGGTCGTTTCGGGCCCCTGTAGTCCGATCAGAAAAAGGAATACCGCTACACTCCAGGTCGTATAGATTGCCAGGATGATCAATATCTGCCGCCAATGTTTCCTGACCGGCGCCAGTATGTTAAGGTCTTTTATACTCATATACATTTTTCTGTAAATGCGCCCTAGCGGTTATGCTCCTATGCGCGGCGCTACAGTCACATTTATGATGCAATATTAGACCATATGCCGTTGCCGGTAAAGTATTATACAACAACAGCCAGATTACTGACACAAACAACCTTATTCCTGCTAATTCGGTAGCTCCGGAGGGTTAAAAACCGGCATAACAGGATAATTTTTAACCTTTTGCTCTTTTTACTGTTATTATGCGGAAATGCCCTGCACCGCAAAAAACTATTAGCTCCAGAATTATTGCGGCTATTTTCTGCTCTATTCACTAACGATCTAAAACAACATTATGAAAAGGATTATATTAATCGGAAACAAATCCTGGGAGTAGAACCTATTTTAAATGCCCTGTTGAATGTAAGAATCCGTCCGGTAGCCCTTCCCAACCCTACACACCTCCACTACCCATGGACTTTCACGCAGGGCACTGCCAAACCACGGGCGGTATGGGATTCATTCCGCCAATCCACCATAGAACTCTGGTGTATACGGGATATTATGGACGCTAAATGGAATCCTTCCAGTTCTCAGGGTAAACATGAATGCCTGCCCAAAATACTGGCCTATCGTCCGGAAAAATCCGATATTGTAGTAGCTTTAGGTACGGCAGCCCTGGGGCTTAACGGTGGTAACAACAACGGCTGCGGGTCGGACATTTTGCGCGCTCCGTTCCCAGTGCTATCGACTCCGGCTGTCAACAACCTGGCATTCAATCCGCTTTATCACAACTGTCATTAATAAACCTATACCTATATGTCTGAACAGACAAACGCCCCTTTACCTGACGGTATTACCTACCCCACACTGGTAAAAAGAGTACAATCGATATTTATTGATACCGTTTTTATCGTCGGCCTCACCTTCGCTTTTTCTGCTATTTTAAGCAGTTTTGATAGTGTACCCGACTGGCTGCGCATGTCGGTATTTATACTGATATGGGTGATATACGAACCCCTCTGCGTGACATTTGGCTGTACGCTGGGCAACTATGTTTTAGGTCTCCGTGTACGGGATAACAATAACATCGGTGAGGGCATCAATATCTTACGCGCTGCACTGAGATACGCGCTGAAGGTGACGCTGGGATGGATCTCTTTTGTGACGATTCACAGCAACAGCAAAAGAAGAGCTATACATGACCTGGCGGCTGGCAGTGTCATGATCCTCATCGAGCGAAAATAACCACCTGTCAAGTAAACCCTTCAATACAACCGCCTGGTTGTGCGCTTCGTCTCTGGCACCATACAAAAGCGTAATCTTCCGCTTTGTCTGCGTCAGCTCCCATAGCTCATGCCAGGCGGTATTATCATTTCAAACCTCGTTCCTCCATTAACTTTGTCTGCATAGCATCCAGCACTTTCTTCTGCTGCTGCCATTCATTCATATCTCCATTAATAGTGAGGACTGTTCTCTTCTGTGTGGCCGCCACAATGGTGCCGATTAGCCCACCAACGGCAGCGCCAACCAGCGCAACAGCCGCCATGTCTTCCCCTACAGACGTCTCAAGATCGAAATAATCACTGCCGCTGTTAAGCGACTCATGTGCCGCCAATCCGGTTATTGCACCCGATAAGGTCCCGACAATACCTCCGATTAAAATAGGATGCCCGAAAGATCGTTTTGTTTTAATGGTACCGATATCCCTTACATAAATTTCCACCGGGACTTTGCCACGCCGGAGTTGTATAGAGCTGTCTGTGGTGGTGAAGAGGTTTCCTTTGGCAATCATGTAACCATGTTGATCAAATATCCTGATGAAAAGGTGTTTAGCCTCCAGAGGACTTATGTAAAAGAACAACATGAGCAATAGCAACAGGTAATAGTTCTTTTTCATAACCAAGATTTAGAAGTACAGATATATGCTACAAAAAACGTTGTGGTCCTGGAGTTTAATAAGATATGACGGTCGGTTTGAGGGGTACCCGTCTTTTGGGGGAAGTTGTTACAAAGATAAAGATTATATTTAGTTGCCGGAAATCCGGTCCGTTACCCTGAAAATTGCCGGATCCGATTTGAAGCCCCTTTTTTGTTTGTCTGATGTGCATGTTTTTATTCCCGTTATTATACACCTCTAAGCATATACTATGACTACCAAACCCGTTCAATTTGATGTGAACGTCAAAGACGTTGTGATCACCGCAGGCGCTTTTGAAATTGTGCGTGCTGTTGATGGACATATCTCCCATCAGCAAACAGCATTCAACGGCAACAGTTTCCACGCTGACATCGACACCAGCAGCGCCGCTTATTTTGCTGTCACCGTTTCCATACACAGCTACCGGCACAACAATGTGCAACACACAGTAAAAGATAAGCCGATTAGTTTGCTGGCCACCTTTCTCCTTCCTGCTGTTGCTCATTCCGTCATCGTTTGTCCGGAATCATCCATTGCATCCATCTATGCCTTTGCGCGTATGACCACCGTCGCAGATGAAGGCTGGGTACATATGCGGGGTACAGAAAGGAACAT contains the following coding sequences:
- the mgrA gene encoding L-glyceraldehyde 3-phosphate reductase; amino-acid sequence: MKWTPKDDRYDHMLYNRCGNSGLQLPAISLGLWHNFGDDVAHGRKVEICTTAFDLGITHFDLANNYGPQPGSAEIAFGKILREEFAGLRDELVISSKAGYRMWPGPYGEWGSRKYLISSCDQSLKRLGVDYVDIFYSHRYDPNTPLEETMLALDQLVRAGKALYVGVSSYNTARTKEAYAILKSLGTPFIIHQPSYSMLNRWVETDGLLDTLTDTGLGSIVFSPLAQGMLTDKYLKEIPADSRASQGKSLQQGFLSEENMENIKALNDIAKRRNQTLAQLAIAWVLRQKAVTSALIGASKPQQVIDCVGALKNIAFTDAELNEIDKYAQNGHINIWSQSAEIDN
- a CDS encoding sensor histidine kinase, with protein sequence MSIKDLNILAPVRKHWRQILIILAIYTTWSVAVFLFLIGLQGPETTIKQFGGSQAVYFNFGHAIIKGTIVYYILIYHLALPLVQTRKWKRALLKCILFLILLTVYEYCWHFKKIDPAIGENVHISPHTFLVTTVILDVIMVMVSIYFATLITSNEVHRRKEELEKQKLQAELSAIRYQINPHFLFNSLSFIYTKTLKTSPEAAHAVHLLSEIMSYALDDWGELGTVPLTLEVDHMKKVIEMNQIRFNHMLKIKYQEHVEESEMHVPTLALVTLVENAFKHGDLNDEQNQVSFELNATKNRISFKVSNKKKKGPKEPSKGIGLSNVQQRLQLMYGAKQSFVIEEDENYYSNEIIINL
- a CDS encoding prolyl oligopeptidase family serine peptidase, with the protein product MKQQLILSLIGTFSMTISSAQISHQVGTTRPGNPALVSSESALQELMDASAGNYKYSVEDYFAHPQSADFQLSPNGSYISFRERDEHGKSNVMVREVSTGKTTCALKETENIIIGYGWASDSRLLYMMDDGGNENYHLYAVNTDGSGNIDLTPYEGVRATILKRLPEHREFIIVSMNRDNPQNFEPYKINVNTGAMVRLYENSDLTNPVNLYDFDKDGNLRAFSRMNNRKEMQYFYKSKDAKEYSLIKTIPWYNKFTILSFNYASANPDEAYVLTNLEADKARIVLYDLKAGKIIREIYSNKDYDVSNLSLSRKRNWEIDYIDYEGEKHIIKPVSKHFSSIYKQLKKQFKGYQFQIAAQTENEEQYLVKVSSDRLYGRFYHYDRKTGKTALLCDLMPQLREADMAVMRPITFKSLDGLTIHGYITLPANASKRKKVPLIVDPHGGPHGIRDTWGFNPEAQLFASRGYATLHINFRISDGYGLDFFRAGFKQTGRKIMDDLEDGVHYVIDQGWADRENIGIYGGSHGGYATLMGLIKTPYLYKAGVDYVGISNIFTFFDALPPYWKPLKNMLKDIWYDLDDPEEAKIAKEVSPIYHTYKINAALFVVQGANDPRVNILESDRIVAAVRKKGVEVPYMVKYDEGHGFQKEANQLAFYKAMLGFFSLHFNKPAPIILDDWDVY
- a CDS encoding RDD family protein — its product is MSEQTNAPLPDGITYPTLVKRVQSIFIDTVFIVGLTFAFSAILSSFDSVPDWLRMSVFILIWVIYEPLCVTFGCTLGNYVLGLRVRDNNNIGEGINILRAALRYALKVTLGWISFVTIHSNSKRRAIHDLAAGSVMILIERK
- a CDS encoding response regulator transcription factor, producing MKNNSHSGLLTKNKLDESPESSQQGQHYIEVVKAFARLTYESVYVIDYTDMSFEYVSDNPLFLCGLSAEEVLGLGYEFYFRHVPENDLTLLTQINEAGFDFYANIPFAERKDYSITYDFHLVNKEGKHILVNHKLTPLFLSPEGKMWKAMCIVSLSHHQSAGNTRIYKQNSGETWELHPGAKTWRKSEKPVLTEREVEVLRLHAQGLNINQIAERIFVAPDTVKYYRRRIFERLEVSNIVEALAYAVNAKLI
- a CDS encoding cupin domain-containing protein, whose product is MDRKKFIGIVGVAVTMPISTLFATINMEAQQFYFKDDGKIPNSKYPLLLYRNAFKQRGSEGAAWLEEQFAKENWTNSWRNGVYPFHHYHSTSHEVLGVYSGEALLHLGGEGGEKVKVQAGDIIVIPAGVGHKNLGSENLGIVGAYPEGRNWDLNRGEPGERPKADRNIASLPVPATDPLNGKGGLPQIWK
- a CDS encoding LytR/AlgR family response regulator transcription factor, translated to MINCIVVDDEAHAIELLTLHIEQTSFLKLAGTATNPVEALQLLHQTEMDLIFLDIQMPGMSGIELLQLLNEKYKVILTTAFREYALDGYDHNVVDYLLKPIFFPRFLKAVQRAQEAIASPKKETDDFILVKTEYKGKLLKINVNDIIYIEGKGRYVCFHTRDKEQVMAQLNIGSLEGKLPGDRFLRIHKSFIIAIPFIIMIHGNMVHLEFTEDQIPIGQTYRDVFMGQMLDKVITNKNKEDADPGASV